A stretch of DNA from Spirosoma endbachense:
CGGGTGTAGCCACCTATGGCGCATCGATACTGCTTAACCAATCGGTTGATCCACTTACTCCGGACCAGGTAAATGCGTTGAATCGGGAGGAAATCAACGCGTTTGATCGAGGTGCTACAAAACACTGGGACCCATCCATCGCTCGTGTCAGTGACCTTACTTTGTACACTAATGTGGCTCTGCCAGTTTTGCTTACGCTTGGCACCAAACCGATGCGTAAGGATATCAAAACTGTGGGTGTTATGTATCTGGAGACATTGCTACTGGCCAATGGGGTTGAAAGTACCGTCAAAGCCCTTTCGCAGCGACCCCGGCCCTTCGTGTTTAATCCCGATGTTCCGATGGAGAACAAACTCACCCGAGATGCCCGACAATCATTTTTCTCAGGACATGCCACCACGGCTTTTGCTACTGCGGTTTTTACAAGCGAGGTGTTCCGGCATTATTTTCCTGACTCGAAGCTAAAAGCCGTTGTCTGGGTCGGCACACTGGGCCTGGCCAGTGCAACCTGTGTCATGCGCTACGAGAGCGGTCGGCACTACCAAAGCGATTTGCTGGTGGGGGCCGCCTTTGGATCACTGGTGGGCTGGGGCGTCCCCAAATTACATGAAGTAAAAAACCGGAGCGATTTGGGCCGTCGGCTCGATATTCAGCCGTGGAGCAGTGGTTCCGCTACAGGTCTCTATGCCCGCCTTCGGCTCCACTAAAGGTTTCGGGTTTATCCGTAAATTTGCGTCATAAACACCGTTCCCTTTGAGAGCTAACCATACTATTTTCTCCTTCCTGTTATTTCTGCAACTGTCGGTTGCGCAGGGGCAGGATACACTTTCTCAATCAACCACTCATCATCGGCCGAATCCGTATCGGCTTAGCTGGAAAACAGATGCTACGTTACTGGGGCTGGTAGCAGTTTCCGGTGTATCTTCCCTCCTGCTTGAACAACAGGTTCAGCCGTTTACGGTAAACGACCTCAGTCGATTTGATCGGAGCCAGGTCAATGCCTTCGACCGAAGCGCCACATACAAATGGTCGCCGGATGCGTTTCGCGTGAGTGATCAGACCCTGACCGCCAATTTTGTTGCGACTGGTTTGATTGCCGTCCCGACATTATTTCGGGATAAAAACTGGGCAACGGTGCCAGTGATGTACATCGAAGTACTGGCTTTACCCACGCTGATTCAACAGACCGTTAAAAATATTGTTCTGCGAACGCGCCCGTATGTGTATAATCCCGATGCGCCATTAGACCCCAAATTAGCCCCCAATGGCCGCCAATCATTCTTTTCGGGGCACGCTGGCACTGCTTTTGCTTCGGCAGTCTTTGCCTCCGAAATGTTTCGGCATTTCTATCCAAATTCAAAACTAAAGCCTGTTGTCTGGGTCATCATGCTTGGCTTAGCGTCAACAACGAGCCTGATGCGGTATGAAGCTGGCTACCATTTCCCGAGCGACATTTTAGTAGGAGCAGCATTCGGATCATTGGCGGGCTGGTGGATTCCGAAATTACATGAAGTCAAAAAGCAGAAAGGCATTAGCCAGCGGCTCACGATTCAACCCTGGAACAATGGCTCAGCCACTGGAATCAACGCACGGCTATTGGTGTTTTCGCGGTAGCAACCATTTTGTAGGCGATGAGCACAATCTTCATCAGTATTGGCCTTTTTATCGCCCTGTTGGGGCTTATTATAGGGCGCTTTGAGCGAACAGATTTGCTATCCAATGTTGATAAGGCTGCCATTATTGATAAAAAGGGTCTGGCCCGCTGGGCTCGCAACTGCCTGTTCGTTTTAGCTACTGTTGCATTAAGCGTCGGTGGTATTTCACAGTTTGTTCCAACAGAACGTGGTCAGCTTATAGTTTGTATAGCGTTCATTTTATCGTCGCAACTGCTGGTAGTCATTTATCTGGCAGGTCTTCAACGATATACGAAATAAGGGTTAAGCAATTTATTGAATGACTAAAATTACCGATCACATTAAGGCCTCCAATGGCAAACCTATTTTTTCGATTGAAGTAATTCCGCCCATCAAAGGCGACAATCTGAAAAATCTGCTCGATAACATTGAGCCCCTGATGGAGTTTAAGCCCCCATTCATTGACGTTACCTATCATCGCGAAGAATACATTGAGCGCCCTTTACCCGATGGAACGATCCAGAAAATCGTAACGCGTAAACGGCCCGGTACGGTTGGTATCTGCTCAGCCATTATGCATCGGTTTGGTGTCGATCCGGTGCCGCACGTTCTGTGTGGAGGTTTCACACGGGAAGAAACCGAAGATTTCCTGATCGATCTGCATTACCTTGGCATCGACAATGCACTGGTTTTACGGGGCGATCCGGCCAAGCCTTTTTCGACATTTAAAGCGAAAGAAAACGGCTATACCTACGCCAGCGAACTGGTAGAGCAAGTTGCCAATATGAACCGGGGTATTTACCTCCATGAGGAAGATACACCACTGGCTCCCAGCAATTTCTGTATTGGCGTAGCGGCTTATCCCGAAAAACATTTTGAAGCCGCCAACCACGATATTGATTTTCACTACCTCAAGTATAAAATCGACAAAGGGGCCGACTACATCGTCACGCAGATGTTTTTCGATAATAAAAAATATTTTGATTTTGTCGAACGCTGTCGGCAAGAGGGTATTACGGTTCCAATTATACCAGGCCTGAAGCCCATAAGCACCCGAAAACAAATCCAGATCTTACCCAAGATCTTCCATTTGCATCTCCCTGACGATCTTGTAAAAGCTATTGAGGCCTGTGAAAATGACCAGCAGGCACGGCAGGTAGGTATTGAGTGGAGCATTCAGCAATGCCGCGAACTAATAGCACATGAGGCTCCTGTCCTGCATTTTTACACGATGGGAAAAGCGGATAACATCATGAAAATTGCCCGCGAGGTATTTTAACCAAAAAACTCACCAGTTGATAAGTTCGTCAGTAATTAGACGAAAAATATCACCAACTTGCCGAGTTAGTACACCAAATTACTTCGGTGTCTTTGCTTCGAGTCGTGTCACAGTTTCCACTGGTGGCTGCACGAACCGAGGCACGGCTCGAAGTAAAAACACTACTTATTGACTTAAACTATTTATGACTCGTACCCTTGTGGTATTGCTTGTGTTTGGCTTGATAACTCCTGACTTGTTCGCTCAACGAACAACCGGCGATACAACCTACAAACAGCCCCACCGCCCGCAATATCACTTTTCGCCCCGTGCGAACTGGATCAATGACCCAAACGGTCTGGTTTACTACGATGGTGAATATCATCTTTTCTATCAATACAATCCATTGGGTATTCGCTGGGGCCACATGACCTGGGGGCATGCGATTAGCCGCGATCTGGTTCACTGGCAGGAACTTCCACCGGCTATACCCGAAGAAGGGGAAACCATGATTTACTCGGGGAGCTGTGTCATCGATAAAACCAACACAAGTGGTTTCGGACAGGACGGTCGCGTGCCGATGGTGGCTATTTATACGGGGGCACGTCCGGATAACCAGAGTCAGCATATTGCCTATAGTCTGGACAAAGGCCGCACCTGGA
This window harbors:
- the metF gene encoding methylenetetrahydrofolate reductase [NAD(P)H]; protein product: MTKITDHIKASNGKPIFSIEVIPPIKGDNLKNLLDNIEPLMEFKPPFIDVTYHREEYIERPLPDGTIQKIVTRKRPGTVGICSAIMHRFGVDPVPHVLCGGFTREETEDFLIDLHYLGIDNALVLRGDPAKPFSTFKAKENGYTYASELVEQVANMNRGIYLHEEDTPLAPSNFCIGVAAYPEKHFEAANHDIDFHYLKYKIDKGADYIVTQMFFDNKKYFDFVERCRQEGITVPIIPGLKPISTRKQIQILPKIFHLHLPDDLVKAIEACENDQQARQVGIEWSIQQCRELIAHEAPVLHFYTMGKADNIMKIAREVF
- a CDS encoding phosphatase PAP2 family protein yields the protein MRANHTIFSFLLFLQLSVAQGQDTLSQSTTHHRPNPYRLSWKTDATLLGLVAVSGVSSLLLEQQVQPFTVNDLSRFDRSQVNAFDRSATYKWSPDAFRVSDQTLTANFVATGLIAVPTLFRDKNWATVPVMYIEVLALPTLIQQTVKNIVLRTRPYVYNPDAPLDPKLAPNGRQSFFSGHAGTAFASAVFASEMFRHFYPNSKLKPVVWVIMLGLASTTSLMRYEAGYHFPSDILVGAAFGSLAGWWIPKLHEVKKQKGISQRLTIQPWNNGSATGINARLLVFSR
- a CDS encoding phosphatase PAP2 family protein; this encodes MIYGFRLTRSTPVLLVWLSLQSLIGTAQTISPQRLTAQSSDSPYQLKKGLEISLLGAGVATYGASILLNQSVDPLTPDQVNALNREEINAFDRGATKHWDPSIARVSDLTLYTNVALPVLLTLGTKPMRKDIKTVGVMYLETLLLANGVESTVKALSQRPRPFVFNPDVPMENKLTRDARQSFFSGHATTAFATAVFTSEVFRHYFPDSKLKAVVWVGTLGLASATCVMRYESGRHYQSDLLVGAAFGSLVGWGVPKLHEVKNRSDLGRRLDIQPWSSGSATGLYARLRLH